The Candidatus Desulfarcum epimagneticum region TCTCCCAAATACCATGCCTCAAGCTCCTGGCAGGCGATTCGCACCCGGGCATCGGGCCGTCCGGAATCGGCGCACAACCGCGACAACCTTTCTTTCAGAGCGCGACAGTCACCGCCATCATTGTCACGCACGATCACGAAACGCGCGCCGGGCTCCCGCCAGGCCCGAAGTTTCCTGGGAATGCTTTTTTCCAGGTCCTGCTTGCCTTCGTGCGGCACGCAGATAAAAGACAGGCCTGGAAAAAGACGCGGCAAAAGACCTTCAAGCAGCGCTTTCATGGATCGTTCTTCCAGCAGAAACACCACGCGGCTCATTTCAGCCCCACTCCCTCGAAAAGCCCCTGTTTCCAAAGAGCGCCCGGCAAATCGCCCGCATTCGCAAGATCTCTCAATAATTCGATTTCAGACGCGCGCCGTATCTCGGTGAAACCGTCCTTCTTGACCAGCCAGTAGATTTCTTCCAGCCGGGCGCCGTTAAGAAAATCCGGGGAATGGGTGGAAACAAATACCTGCCCCCCGCGCCGGGCATAATCGCGGAATTCCTCGATCAACTCATACAGCAAATCCGGATACAACTGGTTTTCCGGCTCTTCCACCGCCAGAAGCGGATGCGGATGCGGATCATACAGCAATACCAGGTAGGCGAACATCTTGATTGTGCCGTCTGACACATATCGGGCGATAAACGGATCTTTGAAACTTCCGTCCTGAAACCGAAGGACCAGTCGGCCATCCTCAGTGGGTTTGGTTTCTACCTTGCTAATCCCCGGCACGCGTTCTTTCATCGTCTGAAGCGCCTTTTCAAATCGGTCCGGATGGCTTTCATAAAGATATTGCGCGACCTGAGCGATGTTATCTCCACGGGTTGAAAGGTGTTCCGCATACCCGGCTTCGGAGCTGGGCCTTGCGGCGCCGATATGGAAATCAGATATGTG contains the following coding sequences:
- a CDS encoding conserved hypothetical protein (Evidence 4 : Unknown function but conserved in other organisms), giving the protein MSRVVFLLEERSMKALLEGLLPRLFPGLSFICVPHEGKQDLEKSIPRKLRAWREPGARFVIVRDNDGGDCRALKERLSRLCADSGRPDARVRIACQELEAWYLGESSALAKAFDNPGLSGIEKKARYRDPDAIHTPSRELAKLIPEFQKVSGARRLARHLTRNGNRSRSFQIFMAGVEHEFARIKSQGL
- the recF gene encoding DNA replication and repair protein RecF, coding for MQIESIEIRNYRLFRRAKFKNLPRLTLVVGANGSGKSTLFDVFSFLKDALAQNVGVAVARRGGFRELVSRSEKGPIGITVKFRESGGRLATYQLDVGEDGARPVVDREILKFRRGKSGQPWHFVDFSRGKGTAITNESAYVQKGAKAERKDYALEDPGALAIKGLGQFKEFRVVSEFRSLIENWHISDFHIGAARPSSEAGYAEHLSTRGDNIAQVAQYLYESHPDRFEKALQTMKERVPGISKVETKPTEDGRLVLRFQDGSFKDPFIARYVSDGTIKMFAYLVLLYDPHPHPLLAVEEPENQLYPDLLYELIEEFRDYARRGGQVFVSTHSPDFLNGARLEEIYWLVKKDGFTEIRRASEIELLRDLANAGDLPGALWKQGLFEGVGLK